A genomic region of Roseateles amylovorans contains the following coding sequences:
- a CDS encoding SulP family inorganic anion transporter translates to MPVSAAAVRLYVRDALRDDLIAAVVVSVLLIPQSLAYAMLAGLPPQVGLYASLLPPLMYAALGSSPFLNIGPVAVLALMILQTLQLAPAGVSPSEAALVLSAEVGLLLAAAALLRLHALAALLSVPVLHGFETGATLAIAASQLPVLLGSSAGGATLPELWQSAAAHGFDWRGTSAAFGVAALAALILVRRLPKGMASRLAPLVVLLAAIALTWWWDPLGLSRVGTLPPLALSFTPPRLDPALWTALLPGAALIALLGYVSSLAVAESLARRVGQRVDARRELMGLAGANLAAALSGGMPSAASFSRSVLMSDAGSRTRMTGVFVAGLMGLALMTLSPVLAWCPKPVLAASIMVAVLSGLKFGPYRDAWHYDRTEALLMWAVTLLVLGVSITAALGLGVLGAIALLLQRSARPHVALIGRIPGTEHYRNVERYQVLLDPEVLSLRIDESLLFLNGRSLADVVQAHLDSHPQTRRVLLQMSPVNSIDFSGLSALKELHETLARQGRRLDLSEVKGPVLDRLKAGGWTEWFQGRLFLSHHQGMQDHHGQ, encoded by the coding sequence ATGCCTGTTTCCGCCGCTGCCGTCCGCCTGTATGTGCGCGACGCCCTGCGCGACGATCTGATCGCCGCCGTCGTTGTCAGCGTGCTGCTGATTCCCCAGAGCCTGGCCTACGCCATGCTCGCCGGACTTCCACCGCAGGTGGGGCTCTATGCCAGCCTGCTGCCGCCGCTGATGTATGCGGCCCTGGGGTCCAGCCCCTTCCTCAACATCGGCCCGGTGGCGGTGCTGGCGCTGATGATTCTGCAGACGCTGCAGCTCGCACCCGCCGGCGTCAGTCCGAGCGAGGCGGCGCTGGTGCTGTCGGCCGAGGTGGGCCTGTTGCTGGCCGCGGCCGCGCTGCTGCGGCTGCATGCGCTGGCGGCCTTGCTGTCGGTGCCAGTGCTGCATGGCTTCGAGACGGGCGCCACCCTGGCCATTGCGGCCAGCCAGTTGCCCGTGTTGCTGGGCTCCAGCGCAGGCGGTGCCACCTTGCCCGAACTGTGGCAATCCGCCGCGGCGCACGGTTTCGACTGGCGCGGCACCAGCGCTGCTTTCGGCGTCGCGGCGCTGGCTGCACTCATCCTCGTGCGACGGTTGCCCAAGGGCATGGCTTCCCGGCTCGCCCCGCTGGTGGTGCTGCTGGCGGCCATCGCACTGACCTGGTGGTGGGACCCGCTGGGTCTGTCGCGTGTCGGCACCTTGCCGCCGCTGGCCCTCAGCTTCACGCCGCCCCGCCTGGATCCGGCGCTCTGGACCGCGCTGCTGCCCGGCGCGGCGCTGATCGCGCTGCTGGGCTATGTGTCGAGCCTGGCGGTGGCGGAGTCCCTGGCCCGACGGGTCGGGCAGCGGGTCGATGCGCGTCGCGAGCTGATGGGACTGGCCGGCGCCAACCTCGCGGCGGCGCTGAGTGGCGGCATGCCGTCGGCCGCCAGCTTCTCCCGCAGCGTGCTGATGAGCGACGCGGGCAGCCGCACCCGCATGACGGGCGTGTTCGTGGCGGGCTTGATGGGGCTGGCCCTGATGACGCTGTCGCCGGTCCTGGCCTGGTGTCCGAAGCCGGTGCTGGCGGCCAGCATCATGGTGGCGGTGCTGTCGGGCCTGAAGTTCGGCCCCTACCGCGACGCCTGGCATTACGACCGCACCGAGGCGCTGCTCATGTGGGCGGTCACCCTGCTGGTGCTGGGCGTGAGCATCACGGCGGCGCTGGGGTTGGGCGTGCTGGGCGCCATCGCCTTGTTGCTGCAGCGCAGTGCGCGGCCGCATGTGGCCTTGATCGGCCGCATTCCGGGCACCGAGCACTATCGCAATGTCGAGCGCTACCAGGTGCTGCTGGACCCGGAGGTGCTGAGCCTGCGCATCGACGAAAGCCTGCTGTTCCTCAACGGCCGCAGCCTGGCCGACGTGGTCCAGGCCCATCTGGACAGCCATCCGCAAACGCGGCGGGTGCTGCTGCAGATGTCCCCGGTCAACAGCATCGACTTCAGCGGTCTGAGCGCGCTCAAGGAGCTTCACGAAACCCTGGCCCGTCAGGGTCGGCGGCTGGACCTCAGCGAGGTCAAGGGCCCGGTGCTGGACCGACTGAAAGCCGGCGGCTGGACCGAATGGTTCCAGGGCCGACTGTTCCTCAGCCACCACCAGGGCATGCAGGACCATCACGGCCAGTGA
- a CDS encoding HD-GYP domain-containing protein — MRFCSLSSVKNRITLGQPLPFSVRDAERMLLLARGQVIADNEQLMALLARGALVDVAELADAMKPARSESQADRLARLPAEWDRGTQDVRKALTAAPDRMAEALDSATELMLSLIHCSPEMALSQVVRQTEGGGGHYGMTHSLHAATACQAAARYLGWSAEEQRRAFQAALTMNLGMLDLQARLSTQISPLTPMQREAIHEHPIRSVEMLEAAGIYDADWLDAVLHHHEVPDGSGYPIGLSEVGELAEMLRFADVYTARLSSRANRPAMSAQQAGRELHQMAAQSPLAAALIKAFGIFPPGSLVRLASGEVGLVVRNGDKAHRPMVSALTNAAGEPRQMPVMRDSSRQEHAVVALLPAQAAPIRLSDERVASLITGL, encoded by the coding sequence ATGCGTTTCTGTTCCCTGTCCTCGGTGAAGAACCGGATCACCCTCGGCCAGCCGCTGCCCTTCAGCGTGCGCGATGCCGAGCGGATGCTGCTGCTCGCGCGCGGCCAGGTGATCGCCGACAACGAGCAGCTGATGGCCTTGCTGGCACGCGGCGCGCTGGTGGACGTGGCCGAACTGGCGGACGCCATGAAGCCCGCCCGTTCGGAGAGCCAGGCCGATCGGCTGGCCCGATTGCCGGCGGAGTGGGACCGCGGCACCCAGGATGTGCGCAAGGCGCTCACCGCCGCACCGGATCGCATGGCCGAGGCGCTGGACAGTGCCACCGAGCTGATGCTGTCGCTGATCCACTGCTCGCCGGAGATGGCGCTGTCGCAAGTGGTGCGGCAGACCGAAGGCGGCGGCGGGCATTACGGCATGACCCACTCCCTGCACGCCGCCACCGCCTGCCAGGCGGCGGCGCGCTATCTGGGCTGGTCCGCCGAGGAACAGCGCCGCGCCTTCCAGGCCGCACTGACCATGAACCTGGGCATGCTGGACCTGCAGGCCCGGCTGTCCACCCAGATCTCGCCGCTCACGCCGATGCAGCGCGAGGCCATCCATGAACATCCGATCCGCAGCGTGGAAATGCTGGAAGCTGCCGGCATCTATGACGCCGACTGGCTGGATGCGGTGCTCCATCATCACGAAGTGCCGGATGGCTCCGGCTACCCGATCGGACTGAGCGAAGTCGGCGAGCTGGCGGAAATGCTGCGCTTTGCCGACGTCTACACCGCGCGGCTGAGCAGCCGCGCCAACCGCCCCGCCATGAGCGCGCAACAGGCGGGTCGCGAGCTCCACCAGATGGCCGCGCAGAGTCCGCTCGCCGCGGCGCTGATCAAGGCCTTCGGCATCTTCCCGCCTGGCAGCCTGGTTCGCCTGGCCAGCGGCGAGGTCGGCCTGGTGGTGCGCAACGGCGACAAGGCCCACCGGCCGATGGTGTCGGCCCTCACCAATGCCGCGGGCGAGCCCCGGCAGATGCCGGTCATGCGCGACAGCAGCCGCCAGGAGCATGCGGTGGTCGCCCTGCTGCCGGCGCAGGCGGCACCGATCCGGTTGTCGGATGAGCGCGTCGCGTCGCTGATCACCGGCCTCTGA
- a CDS encoding alkene reductase: protein MTTSAASTHVAPTAPDLFSPITLGPLALPHRVVMAPMTRARTDQPGNVPNALMADYYAQRASAGLIISEATQISPQGQGYSFTPGIHSEAQVAGWQKVTRAVHAAGGRIALQLWHVGRMSHASFHDGGQPVAPSALSPDAKVWVVEADGVGRMVDCPMPRALTLEEIAEVIEDFRIAARNARRAGFDAVEIHAANGYLIDQFLRTTSNQRDDRYGGSRDHRVRFLEEVTKAVADEIGADRVGVRLAPFITARNMNCPDIIPTILLAAERLSALGIGFIHLAEADWDDAPQIPDDFRHTLRRVFTGRLIVAGRYDRARAQALIGAGLVDLVAFGRPFIANPDLPMRLQQSLPLADFDGALLFGGDAHGYSDYPPLTTTAGESRQAAAAGT from the coding sequence ATGACCACTTCAGCTGCATCCACCCACGTTGCGCCCACCGCGCCCGACCTGTTCTCGCCGATCACCCTGGGACCGCTGGCGCTGCCTCATCGCGTCGTCATGGCGCCGATGACCCGGGCCCGCACCGACCAGCCCGGCAATGTGCCCAACGCATTGATGGCCGACTACTACGCCCAGCGCGCCAGCGCCGGACTGATCATCAGCGAGGCGACCCAGATCTCGCCTCAGGGCCAGGGCTACAGCTTCACCCCCGGCATCCACAGCGAGGCGCAGGTCGCGGGCTGGCAGAAGGTCACCCGCGCCGTGCATGCCGCCGGTGGCCGGATCGCGCTGCAGTTGTGGCATGTGGGTCGGATGTCGCATGCATCGTTCCATGACGGCGGCCAGCCGGTGGCGCCCTCCGCACTGTCGCCGGACGCGAAGGTCTGGGTGGTGGAGGCCGACGGCGTCGGCCGCATGGTGGATTGCCCGATGCCGCGCGCGCTGACGCTCGAGGAGATCGCCGAGGTGATCGAGGACTTCCGCATTGCCGCCCGAAACGCCCGCCGTGCCGGCTTCGATGCGGTGGAGATCCATGCCGCCAATGGCTATTTGATCGACCAGTTTCTGCGCACCACCTCCAACCAGCGCGACGACCGCTACGGCGGCAGCCGCGATCACCGTGTCCGCTTCCTGGAAGAAGTGACGAAGGCGGTGGCGGACGAAATCGGCGCGGACCGAGTCGGCGTGCGCTTGGCGCCGTTCATCACTGCCCGCAACATGAACTGTCCCGACATCATTCCAACCATCCTGCTGGCGGCGGAGCGGCTGTCGGCGCTCGGGATCGGCTTCATCCACCTGGCCGAGGCCGACTGGGACGACGCCCCGCAGATTCCCGATGACTTCCGCCACACGCTGCGCCGGGTGTTCACCGGGCGCCTGATCGTCGCCGGCCGCTATGACCGGGCGAGGGCACAGGCGTTGATCGGCGCCGGCCTGGTCGACCTGGTGGCCTTCGGCCGACCGTTCATCGCCAACCCCGACCTGCCGATGCGCCTGCAGCAGTCGCTGCCGCTGGCCGACTTCGACGGCGCGCTGCTGTTCGGTGGCGATGCGCACGGCTACAGCGACTATCCGCCGCTGACGACCACCGCCGGCGAGTCCAGGCAAGCGGCGGCTGCCGGAACGTGA
- a CDS encoding DUF4148 domain-containing protein yields MSTKNFIASALFASVALVSGAAMANDNPHTQPVNTPSQVTRAEVLADLQIYRESGLAAVEQSETYGYDVQRRTEAKAKYAQLRNSPYYATLVKRFGGDANKIAVAGR; encoded by the coding sequence ATGAGCACCAAGAACTTCATCGCTTCCGCCCTGTTCGCGTCCGTGGCCCTGGTGTCCGGCGCTGCAATGGCCAATGACAACCCCCACACCCAGCCGGTCAACACGCCCAGCCAAGTGACCCGTGCGGAAGTACTGGCCGACCTGCAGATCTATCGTGAATCGGGTCTGGCCGCCGTCGAGCAGTCCGAAACCTACGGCTATGACGTGCAACGCCGCACCGAAGCCAAGGCCAAGTACGCCCAGCTGCGCAACTCGCCCTACTACGCGACGCTGGTCAAGCGTTTCGGCGGCGACGCCAACAAGATCGCTGTGGCCGGTCGCT